A region from the Aegilops tauschii subsp. strangulata cultivar AL8/78 chromosome 5, Aet v6.0, whole genome shotgun sequence genome encodes:
- the LOC109760245 gene encoding exopolygalacturonase-like: MEARPPVLAIVVVALCVVSLCGGVAHGAAVTYNVKNYGAKGNGATDDTKALMAAWKVACAAAGAVTLQVPAGVYYMGPAQFHGPCKASSLTFLLQASKHAPCSCVGGGTLKAATDLSRFGNDWIEFGWVKGLIVAGQNGAAFDGQGAASWPFNKCPIRKDCKVLPTSVLFVNNENTVVKDISSVNSKFFHFALLQNKNTQMINLRINAPGNSPNTDGVHIERCSGVTIVDTKISTGDDCISIGQGNDNIDIQRVTCGPGHGMSVGSLGRYVGEGDVTRVHVKDMTFDGTMNGVRIKTWENSPTKSLAAHMVFESLVMKDVQNPVIIDQKYCPYYNCEHKYVSGVTIKNVTFKNIKGTSSLPVAVLLRCGMPCLGVVLQDLDLKFKGAGTTSSKCENAKAKYVGYMYPKPCV; encoded by the exons ATGGAGGCGCGGCCGCCGGTGTTGGCCATTGTCGTCGTCGCGCTGTGCGTTGTATCCCTCTGCGGCGGTGTGGCCCACGGCGCGGCGGTCACCTACAACGTCAAGAACTATGGCGCTAAAGGCAACGGCGCCACCGACGACACCAAG GCGCTAATGGCGGCGTGGAAGGTGGCGTGCGCGGCGGCCGGCGCGGTGACGCTGCAGGTCCCGGCGGGGGTATACTACATGGGCCCGGCGCAGTTCCACGGCCCCTGCAAGGCCTCCTCCCTCACCTTCTTGCTCCAGGCAAGCAAGCATGCACCATGCAGTTGTGTTGGCGGC GGTACGCTGAAGGCGGCGACGGATCTGAGCCGCTTCGGCAACGACTGGATCGAGTTCGGGTGGGTGAAGGGCCTCATCGTCGCCGGCCAGAACGGCGCCGCTTTCGATGGCCAGGGCGCCGCCTCCTGGCCCTTCAACAAGTGCCCCATCCGAAAGGACTGCAAGGTCCTCCCCACC AGCGTGTTGTTCGTGAACAACGAGAACACGGTGGTGAAGGACATCTCGTCGGTGAACAGCAAGTTCTTCCACTTCGCGCTGCTGCAGAACAAGAACACCCAGATGATCAACCTGCGGATCAACGCGCCGGGGAACAGCCCCAACACGGACGGCGTCCACATCGAGCGCTGCTCCGGGGTGACCATCGTCGACACCAAGATCAGCACCGGCGACGACTGCATCTCCATCGGCCAGGGGAACGACAACATCGACATCCAGCGCGTCACCTGCGGCCCCGGCCACGGCATGAGCGTGGGCAGCCTGGGGCGGTACGTCGGGGAGGGGGACGTGACCCGCGTGCACGTCAAGGACATGACCTTCGATGGCACCATGAACGGGGTGCGGATCAAGACGTGGGAGAACTCGCCCACCAAGAGCCTGGCGGCGCACATGGTGTTCGAGAGCCTGGTGATGAAGGACGTGCAGAACCCGGTGATCATCGACCAGAAGTACTGCCCCTACTACAACTGCGAGCACAAGTACGTGTCCGGGGTCACCATCAAGAACGTCACCTTCAAGAACATCAAGGGCACCTCGTCGCTGCCCGTCGCCGTGCTGCTCCGCTGCGGCATGCCGTGCCTGGGCGTCGTGCTCCAGGACCTCGACCTCAAGTTCAAGGGCGCCGGCACCACATCGTCCAAGTGCGAGAACGCCAAGGCAAAGTACGTCGGCTACATGTACCCCAAGCCGTGCGTATAG